From Triticum aestivum cultivar Chinese Spring chromosome 4A, IWGSC CS RefSeq v2.1, whole genome shotgun sequence, a single genomic window includes:
- the LOC123083379 gene encoding uncharacterized protein produces the protein MATKCIIGALVGSLGIAYVCDTIVSDKKIFGGTVCKTATDKEWFQATDAKFQAWPRVAGPPVIMNPISRQNFIVKDP, from the exons ATGGCGACCAAGTGCATCATCGGTGCGCTGGTTGGGTCCCTTGGAATTGCGTACGTCTGCGACACGATCGTTTCTGACAAGAAGATCTTCGGCG GCACCGTCTGCAAGACCGCGACAGACAAGGAGTGGTTTCAGGCCACAGACGCCAAGTTCCAGGCCTGGCCCCGTGTCGCCGGTCCGCCGGTCATCATGAACCCCATCAGCCGCCAGAACTTCATCGTCAAGGACCCCTGA
- the LOC123083380 gene encoding uncharacterized protein, whose amino-acid sequence MRMRTTSLLLATGVVAAVVCATVNPTPGWKSCEDGPKIDELAKWALAEMKQGLQLSSVLRCEEQGLGAQGIIYRILLNALDRTGGTGHYTTDVYDEAATKVRKLLYFGTAP is encoded by the coding sequence ATGAGGATGAGGACCACCAGCCTCCTCCTTGCCAccggcgtcgttgctgccgtcgtCTGCGCCACTGTCAACCCCACACCTGGGTGGAAATCCTGCGAGGACGGCCCCAAGATCGACGAGCTCGCAAAGTGGGCGCTGGCGGAGATGAAGCAAGGCCTCCAGTTGAGCAGCGTGCTCCGTTGCGAGGAGCAAGGCCTAGGCGCTCAAGGAATCATCTATCGTATCCTGCTGAACGCGCTCGACCGCACCGGCGGGACGGGCCACTACACGACGGACGTGTACGATGAGGCGGCGACCAAAGTGCGCAAGCTCCTCTACTTCGGCACTGCCCCGTGA